Within the Glycine soja cultivar W05 chromosome 3, ASM419377v2, whole genome shotgun sequence genome, the region ctgctaacaaaaactaacaaattaactattaaaatttgttgataaaaaaaagaaacagaaaactATGTTAGAAGACCAAGTGTTACTGCGTTGTTGCCATTTCATTATGACAGTTATATATGGTGAAAAAGTACATGCCAAATAATTCTGGGAGATCTAGATCTCCTCTCAACCCCTACATCTGCCACCACATCTCAAAGATCAATTTCAACTTTGTACTGAAATGAAGTGCAACAATTTCTTACAGACATTACATTGTTGATTCTTTCACAAGGTAGAGGAGAAAAAATGTTCAATGATTCTTGTGAAACTAGGAATGGGAGGAGAATTACCATCTCTGGAAGGAGCAGGAGCAGCTGCAAGGGAAAGAGACTGTGCTTCAAGAACAGCAGGTGAAAAAATGGTAAAGACAAGGGTATAGATTGCCAAAACTTCAGAAGCTGCTCTGAGAAATGCCATTGTTATTATCTCACACTCAGCTCTAACTTGGGCGCTTTTCTATAACCAACACAGACTTGAAATGAGGACAACTTGGAACCCCAAAACTAAAAACAGGTGAATATGTATTTGTGTGAGTttagaaataaactaaaaaaatggaCCCACATTTATATGGAAGAAAGTCAGCTAGTCACAGAGGAGTGGTAATGTGATGTGAACTGGTAAATATGAAATATCAATCGCATCATTGTAGGGATTTGAGTGTCTCTCTTCCTTCTGTTTCGCTGTAATGGGACCACTTACTGTTATTGGCACAtctttttttgtgttaatttgaATTGGAGCTAACAAGGCCATGTGGTAGTTGTTTATTCtgctttctctttttaatttttatttggttgCTATATGTAGGTGAGTTAATTATGAACTTGTATCCGTAtgctttgaaaaacaaaaatgagaataGAGTTTTTCATTCTATGGATTCTTTTGCCtagacattttatttttattctcttaacaatatTTTCCGCAGCTTTGACTAgagcaagataaaaaaaaggagcGGGGAAAAGTGTTATTTTAGTGTGGCAATAAAATAAGCTTATTTTTCGATCAGTTGTTGCAGGTAATAATAGCTAATGTCCCTATTGCTCTGAAGATTTGGATTAGAGTAATGGTTCATTTGGGATTTTGAAATTATAGTtcataattgtaattttaattataattttgttggaATTAGAATTGATTAAGAATTACAATTCTTATGTTTAAGttgcatgaaaaattaaaacgtAGAGTTGTAAATTTAGTTAAATTTCAATTCCATTTTAATATCTCAACTTTGGGATAGTCATGGGTAGGCCCGTAGGGTTATatctaatttgaataaaaacaaatttaatttaggtGGCGACGAAGACTACGACGACCATGGTATATGCTTGAGTTGATTTTTTATGCTTTGATAAACTCAAAACCTTGTGTATTGcaaatccctaaaatattcaaattgtcTTATTTCTTATAGATTATTTGTGATCGAAACAAATAGGAATCAAAAGCTTTGGTTCTGTCTTAGGATGGACCacatattgatatttaaatGGAAATTTTAGTCGGCTTAAATTTTCAAGTGATGGGCCCAATATCTTGTATTTCTTGCATGATCTTCGTCAGCTGTCCAAGGCTCTTGGGTTACTCACTCTGGTTTTAGCAAATATGGACATTATGTTTGAACAATGAACATGGTAAGAGAGGCAGAAGGGAGTCCGGATCCTCTCCGTTACCCCAAAGAAATGGACATCTCAATTTTTACTCTTGAACATCCCATGCCATGTGCTCTTGAATCAGGATATGACTTCACACCACTGAACGACATATTCAATATTGTTCCAATGCATTAGTACTAACAACGATGCTTTCTATTTTCTCCTCCTATCCTAACATTTTCCACCTATAGATCTCTTTAAACAGGCCACACCGGAGAAAGAAATAGGAATTTTAACACAGATCCATTGTTACATCAATTGTAATACAAACGAGACCATGAATCCGTTAGATGTAATTATGTACCTATGAACACATCCAACAAAGGAAATT harbors:
- the LOC114407789 gene encoding arabinogalactan protein 22, with protein sequence MAFLRAASEVLAIYTLVFTIFSPAVLEAQSLSLAAAPAPSRDGTSIDQGIAYVLMVVALVLTYLIHPFDASSHHF